GGTGACAGGTCTTACGCAGATGATCAGGCGATGGTTGGCGGACTTGCTAAGATCGACGGGAAAAATGTCATGTTCATCGGAACTCAAAAAGGGCGCACCACCAAAGAAAGGCAGATCAGGCGTTTTGGGATGCCAAATCCTGAGGGCTACAGAAAAGCTCTGAGACTGATGCAGCTGGCTGAAAAATTTAAAATTCCGGTAATAACATTTCTGGATACTCCGGGTGCTTATCCGGGTTTAGAGGCTGAAGAGCGAGGCCAGGGTGAAGCCATTGCCAAAAATATTTACGAAATGGTGAAGCTGAAAACTCCGATTTTCACTTATGTCATTGGTGAAGGAGCCAGTGGCGGTGCACTGGGAATCGGTGTTGGGAACAAAGTTTATATGCTTCAGTACACCTGGTATTCGGTAATTGCTCCGGAAAGCTGCTCATCAATCCTTTGGAGAAACTGGGACCATAAAGAAGATGCTGCCAATGCGCTGAAACTAACACCGGCCGATATGCTGAAAAACAAGATCATTGACGGCATTATTGAGGAACCGCTTGGCGGCGCACAATACGATCCGGAAGTTGCTTACCAGAATGTGAAGCAGTCTATTCTTCACAATATCAAGGCCTTCAGTAAATTTACAGAGCGGGAACTGATAGAGCAAAGACAGGAAAAATTTATCGCTATGGGCGAATTTAAAGGTTAAGATCAATTATCATTAATATAAAAACCGGCGCAAATTTCTGCGCCGTTTTTGTTTTATTTAGTTCGCGTGTTCAGGGTAATCTCCGTATCTTTCTGGATATTTTTGACCGATGAATATTTGGCATCACAGACCGAAGTCGTCAGAGTATATGTACCTTTCGGAACCAGAATATAATTGTCATTGTTCGCAGGCACGGTAAGGTTATAGAACTTTCTCCCGCTGATTTTTACGATCAGGTTGCATTTCGATCTGTTCCTGATGTGGATGTAGGCATCTTTTTTATTGGGATCGTTATTGAAGAGATGCGTCAGCAGTTCCGCGGTTTTCTTATTTTTTTCGCTTACAGTTCCATCTTTCGCTACGTCTTTTTTTATGGCTGTCGCCACCTCCTTTTTATTGATGGGCTGCACGGTCGGTTTTGCAACTGCAGGTTTATCGCTGTTGATCATTGCGTAGAGCTTCCGCTTAAACTCCGGCGTTCTCTGATGGTTAGGATTATACTTAATGAAATTAGCGACAACTTTCGGGTCATCTGTCTTTTCAACCTGCGCTACAGTGTAGTTCTGAGCAGTAATATGAAGGCTTAAGAAAAAGGTAGGAACGTAAAAAATTTTCTTCATCACAAGGTCTAATTGTTCAAATTTTATAATTAAATAACGCAAAAAGCACCCTTTTAGTTTACACAGAATTTATTATCTTTGCAAGGCTCAAAAACAGAGCCAATATACCAAAACTTTCAATAAAAAAATCTAAAATATGTACACACCAGTAGCTGCAGATGTAGCAAAATTAAGAAACACAACAGGTGCAGGAATGATGGACTGCAAAAAGGCTTTAGTGGAAGCCGAGGGAGATTTCGAGAAAGCAATTGAAATCCTTAGAAAAAAAGGACAGAAAGTTGCTGCCAACAGAGCTGACAGAGAATCTACTGAAGGTGCAGTAATCGCTAAAGTAAATGCTGATAACACTAAAGGTGTGATCATCGCCCTAAACTGTGAGACCGATTTCGTGGCGAAAAACGAAGATTTCGTAAAACTGGCTCACGACCTTGCAGAACTGGCTTTAGGAAAAACTAAAGAAGAATTCCTGGCTTCTGATTACAAAGGAATCAGCGTTGCTGATAAACTTACTGAGCAAACAGGTGTAATCGGTGAAAAAATCGAGGTTGGTTCATTCGAAACTATCGAAGGTCCGTTCCTTGGTTCATACATCCACGCAGGTAACAAAATTGCTGCGATCACTTCCCTTTCCGACAATGTAGCGGGTGCTGAAGAAGCTGCAAAAGCAGTATCAATGCAGGTTGCAGCGATGAACCCAATCGCTCTTGATGAAACTAAAGTATCACA
The sequence above is a segment of the Chryseobacterium taklimakanense genome. Coding sequences within it:
- a CDS encoding acetyl-CoA carboxylase carboxyltransferase subunit alpha codes for the protein MEYLEFEQPIKELMEQYQTCSMVGEESGVDVKLACSQIEDKINKKKKEIYGNLTPWQTVQLSRHPDRPYTLDFINGIADKGTFLELHGDRSYADDQAMVGGLAKIDGKNVMFIGTQKGRTTKERQIRRFGMPNPEGYRKALRLMQLAEKFKIPVITFLDTPGAYPGLEAEERGQGEAIAKNIYEMVKLKTPIFTYVIGEGASGGALGIGVGNKVYMLQYTWYSVIAPESCSSILWRNWDHKEDAANALKLTPADMLKNKIIDGIIEEPLGGAQYDPEVAYQNVKQSILHNIKAFSKFTERELIEQRQEKFIAMGEFKG
- a CDS encoding DUF6759 domain-containing protein, whose protein sequence is MKKIFYVPTFFLSLHITAQNYTVAQVEKTDDPKVVANFIKYNPNHQRTPEFKRKLYAMINSDKPAVAKPTVQPINKKEVATAIKKDVAKDGTVSEKNKKTAELLTHLFNNDPNKKDAYIHIRNRSKCNLIVKISGRKFYNLTVPANNDNYILVPKGTYTLTTSVCDAKYSSVKNIQKDTEITLNTRTK
- the tsf gene encoding translation elongation factor Ts, translated to MYTPVAADVAKLRNTTGAGMMDCKKALVEAEGDFEKAIEILRKKGQKVAANRADRESTEGAVIAKVNADNTKGVIIALNCETDFVAKNEDFVKLAHDLAELALGKTKEEFLASDYKGISVADKLTEQTGVIGEKIEVGSFETIEGPFLGSYIHAGNKIAAITSLSDNVAGAEEAAKAVSMQVAAMNPIALDETKVSQDTIDKELEIERDLLIKEGKPENIIDNILKGKMQKFYKENTLVHQAFIKDGNQSVADYVKTVNGDLKVVGFVRVALA